The following proteins are encoded in a genomic region of Phaeodactylum tricornutum CCAP 1055/1 chromosome 1, whole genome shotgun sequence:
- a CDS encoding predicted protein: protein MWGSSFTDWAKKAQEELQEQAAHLTVATPSSLFNLDAMQQQEDEAATAKAEVSVTTNDVNDTGSLPPPVTTSWTSPLPPSLSVPRVHATSRPKPSLLVPSAVAEQRETLRTSTDRKPPQKMSLPEATTGALHAPVRSHADGWEENLDSHDLEDGTPATVDDAADYNPQSVLPDRAAVMDAPVAPIAGHQPIHDTRAHDELPRSDEESPRINESDEDMNDDDHDNFDDKDEGLPSVHKIPLELPDAKGQSLSDPATPTASVENLSSVENVVDLPHDASNPVAAFVPAITDPDPTTTSNGTLDAVDADLPATRITSTVPLKKLLVLCSMNSLNKTAHKRQERAFTILHARQILYDVVDGADPQHKSWREELFTLAHAAKGEYPQFFLMDVDDGSTTYWGPWDRLEYANDNGNLAEELTGRLQTGWSPEDHVADSALPPSRFATHQHASAVAMDDEREQFSQQMQRVEVNHAAERQALETEHARALEQALASTNHDACITERVALQEKYETALDQKNDQLHDLVRVNEGYKLKLEVLQREVTGTQQLLQARDGDLGQAAQAHHDQLSLKAALETSRADLAGSKQELADLKARVKVVATELKDRRVECRELHTKADELNAVNLDLKSRVDELKSQLTHQNRNGSEKQEEMEQLKVKLVDAAIVLEQAENRVQEAKSEGEKALADYKRKAQNSLSMANARTAAAVQAKEEAELEARAARSTADSSMDRAVKAEIASREALAEAKAYVAAMEKEKSEAIQKFEAAGAETKSAQEQAAKLQEDLSQAVESKSGIAEQLRQSTSRLESEQERSASLREELSKMQHKIAEVQDDSAILRAQLKRSESELTTVKESMGEGSMESKPVSMEENGVSEKATDNETIRILQEELQDANAAIEEMKDALKSVVEMNGSVPTKFQLESTDQTNYGLDGSRNGTHSNGGNDATPLFFAMEKQAELKTARNEINRLANILADVQSEKMEAVDAMEDMRRKMEESESKLNRFEKLMPIHDPGNTNGTCSETNSGATNIEYLKNIMLSFLNAKTAAEKKNLVPVIGAVLCLTPHEQAAAAQNIDQATSLGGVGQSLFESLSGRLS, encoded by the exons ATGTGGGGTTCGTCGTTTACGGACTGGGCCAAAAAGGCGCAGGAAGAATTGCAGGAACAGGCGGCTCACTTGACGGTCGCCACGCCCTCTAGTTTATTCAATCTCGACGCCATGCAACAACAGGAAGACGAAGCAGCAACAGCCAAAGCAGAAGTGTCCGTAACAACCAACGACGTGAATGACACTGGATCATTACCACCACCCGTCACGACGTCGTGGACTTCTCCGCTGCCGCCATCCTTGTCGGTGCCCCGCGTCCACGCAACGTCCCGACCAAAACCGTCGCTCCTTGTTCCGTCGGCCGTTGCCGAACAGCGGGAAACACTCCGCACGTCGACCGACCGAAAGCCGCCGCAAAAAATGTCGTTACCGGAAGCGACGACTGGAGCATTGCACGCACCCGTACGGTCCCATGCGGATGGATGGGAGGAGAATCTGGACTCGCACGACTTGGAAGACGGAACCCCCGCAACCGTCGACGACGCCGCTGACTATAATCCACAATCTGTTCTTCCCGACCGAGCTGCCGTAATGGACGCGCCAGTGGCGCCCATCGCGGGGCATCAACCAATCCACGATACACGTGCGCACGACGAACTCCCCCGGTCCGACGAGGAGTC TCCCCGCATCAATGAATCCGACGAGGACATGAACGATGACGACCACGACAACTTtgacgacaaagacgaagGACTACCTTCTGTTCACAAGATACCGCTCGAATTGCCGGACGCGAAAGGCCAGTCTCTGTCGGATCCGGCGACGCCAACCGCGAGTGTTGAAAATTTGTCGTCGGTCGAGAATGTGGTCGACCTACCACACGACGCGTCCAATCCGGTCGCAGCGTTTGTCCCCGCCATCACGGACCCGGATCCTACCACAACGTCCAATGGAACGCTCGACGCCGTCGACGCGGATTTGCCTGCCACCAGAATCACCAGCACTGTACCGCTTAAGAAATTGCTCGTTCTGTGTTCCATGAACTCTCTCAACAAGACGGCACACAAACGTCAAGAACGAGCTTTTACCATTCTCCACGCCCGTCAGATTCTCTACGACGTTGTGGACGGAGCCGACCCGCAGCACAAATCCTGGCGGGAAGAATTGTTCACACTGGCCCACGCGGCCAAGGGAGAGTATCCGCAATTCTTTCTCATGGACGTGGACGACGGTAGCACTACCTACTGGGGACCGTGGGATCGGTTGGAATACgccaacgacaacggcaaccTGGCGGAAGAGTTGACTGGACGGTTGCAGACCGGCTGGTCACCGGAAGACCACGTGGCGGATTCCGCTTTGCCACCATCGCGATTCGCCACCCATCAACACGCTAGCGCCGTCGCTATGGACGACGAACGGGAACAATTTTCGCAGCAAATGCAACGCGTCGAAGTCAATCACGCCGCCGAACGACAAGCCCTGGAAACGGAACACGCCCGCGCATTGGAACAAGCACTGGCCAGTACGAATCATGACGCATGTATCACGGAACGGGTGGCGTTGCAGGAAAAGTACGAAACCGCCTTGGATCAAAAGAACGACCAATTACACGACCTGGTACGGGTCAACGAAGGGTACAAGCTCAAACTGGAAGTATTGCAACGGGAGGTGACCGGAACACAGCAACTCTTGCAAGCGCGGGATGGTGACCTGGGTCAAGCAGCGCAAGCCCACCACGATCAATTG AGTCTCaaggctgctttggaaacgTCTCGAGCTGATTTGGCGGGTAGCAAGCAAGAGCTGGCTGATCTCAAGGCTCGCGTCAAAGTGGTGGCTACGGAGCTGAAAGACCGCAGAGTGGAGTGTCGCGAATTGCATACAAAAGCGGACGAATTGAACGCAGTCAACCTTGACCTCAAATCTCGGGTGGACGAGTTGAAGTCACAACTCACGCACCAAAACCGCAACGGATCCgaaaaacaagaagaaatggaacaGCTCAAGGTCAAACTTGTCGACGCAGCCATCGTCTTGGAGCAGGCCGAGAATCGGGTGCAAGAAGCCAAGTCGGAAGGCGAAAAGGCTCTGGCTGATTATAAACGCAAAGCGCAAAATTCGTTGTCGATGGCCAATGCGCGGACAGCGGCAGCCGTTCaggccaaggaagaagccgagcTCGAGGCACGGGCGGCTCGAAGTACCGCCGATTCTTCGATGGATCGGGCAGTCAAAGCCGAGATTGCCAGTAGGGAGGCGTTGGCGGAAGCGAAGGCCTACGTTGCGgcaatggaaaaagaaaaatccgAGGCTATACAGAAATTTGAAGCGGCTGGAGCCGAAACGAAGTCTGCTCAGGAACAAGCAGCCAAACTTCAAGAGGATTTGTCGCAAGCAGTTGAATCTAAATCTGGAATTGCTGAGCAGTTGCGACAGTCGACTTCCCGACTTGAGTCAGAACAAGAAAGATCGGCATCGCTGAGAGAAGAACTGTCAAAGATGCAACACAAGATCGCAGAAGTGCAGGACGACAGTGCCATTCTCCGAGCACAACTTAAACGAAGCGAATCTGAGCTTACGACTGTCAAAGAGTCGATGGGCGAGGGCTCCATGGAGTCAAAACCAGTAAGCATGGAGGAAAATGGAGTGTCAGAAAAAGCTACCGACAACGAAACGATCCGAATCTTGCAAGAGGAACTTCAGGATGCCAACGCTGCtattgaagaaatgaaggaCGCTTTGAAGAGCGTTGTTGAGATGAATGGCTCTGTACCAACGAAATTTCAATTGGAATCGACAGACCAGACCAATTATGGCTTGGACGGGTCTCGAAACGGAACGCATTCGAATGGGGGTAATGACGCCACACCGTTGTTTTTCGCAATGGAAAAGCAGGCGGAACTCAAGACTGCACGAAACGAAATCAATCGACTTGCGAATATTCTCGCTGACGTTCAATCAGAAAAGATGGAGGCGGTTGACGCAATGGAGGACATGCGGAGAAAGATGGAAGAATCCGAGTCGAAGCTTAATCGCTTCGAAAAGTTGATGCCGATACATGATCCTGGAAACACAAACGGCACTTGCAGCGAGACCAACAGTGGCGCTACGAACATTGAGTATTTAAAAAACATTATGCTCAGTTTCCTTAACGCGAAGACAGCCGctgaaaagaagaatctTGTTCCAGTGATTGGCGCTGTTTTGTGTCTCACGCCTCACGAACAAGCTGCTGCCGCGCAGAACATCGATCAAGCAACGAGTTTGGGAGGTGTTGGTCAGAGTCTCTTCGAATCCTTGAGCGGACGCTTGTCTTGA
- the PF2K1 gene encoding bifunctional 6-phosphofructo-2-kinase (Synthesizes and degrades fructose-2,6-bisphosphate, a regulatory molecule for several carbohydrate metabolic pathways. Catalyzes two reactions: (1) ATP + beta-D-fructose 6-phosphate = ADP + beta-D-fructose 2,6-bisphosphate; and (2) beta-D-fructose 2,6-bisphosphate + H2O = D-fructose 6-phosphate + phosphate.): MSSLNSIPASSSVSDLLSSQRFRPPPNIDNPMPHRLPEGENAAPLEVTGTTASDKMVIVMVGLPATGKTHIAKRICRFLSFFHDIPSQIFNVGDYRRQLCGAQMPADFYDPSNEAGQLARHQACDAALADLLEYMKQDGVRVAAFDATNSTKARRSHILQVLKASGLGCKRMFVESVCDHEALLEENIRKVKLSTPDYRDMDPEQAMRDFKTRRENYMRVYEPVDETDGPHIKIINSKQFIVTNIRGYLPLKVVHYVMNLHTLPRTFYLTRHGQSEYNLLGKIGGDSGLTPAGLEYARRLAQFAQTHIGSQTVTNETTGESATVPRPARLWTSTLRRTLETAQFINHEALQHTWDNGDSAEWLQFRPMARRNLDELYAGTCDGMTYKEIEQVYPEEFARRQDDKLSYRYPRGESYMDVTLRLEPLAQEMERTREPVLIVGHQGILRILYAYFMGLDRNEAPYVSIPLNNVIELTPHAYGCHEKRFCLMRKEEMLNDGQDEPVTSMPVKTNGGTSHREPGASTVRPAYYAANDPVMNAPSC, translated from the exons ATGTCGTCGTTGAATTCCATACCCGCGTCGTCCAGCGTTTCCGATTTGTTGTCGTCGCAACGCTTTCGTCCGCCACCGAACATTGACAACCCCATGCCACATCGCTTGCCGGAAGGGGAAAACGCCGCTCCTCTCGAAGTCACCGGCACCACCGCCTCGGACAAGATGGTCATTGTCATGGTCGGACTCCCCGCCACCG GCAAAACCCACATTGCCAAACGCATTTGTCgtttcttgtccttttttcACGACATTCCTTCGCAAATATTCAACGTCGGTGACTATCGTCGCCAGTTGTGCGGCGCGCAAATGCCGGCCGATTTCTACGATCCCTCCAACGAGGCTGGACAGTTGGCGCGCCACCAGGCCTGCGACGCTGCTCTGGCCGACCTCCTCGAGTACATGAAGCAGGACGGAGTGCGCGTCGCCGCCTTTGACGCCACCAATTCGACCAAAGCCCGACGATCCCATATACTGCAGGTGCTCAAAGCCAGTGGACTGGGATGCAAACGCATGTTTGTCGAAAGTGTCTGTGATCACGAAGCGCTCTTGGAAGAGAATATACGGAAAGTCAAACTCTCCACGCCAGATTATCGTGATATGGACCCCGAACAGGCCATGCGAGATTTCAAAACACGACGAG AAAATTACATGCGCGTCTACGAACCCGTCGACGAAACCGACGGACCGCACATTAAAATCATCAACAGCAAACAATTCATTGTCACCAACATTCGCGGTTATTTGCCGCTCAAGGTTGTGCACTATGTCATGAACCTGCACACGCTGCCGCGCACCTTTTACTTGACCCGTCACGGACAATCCGAATACAATTTGTTGGGCAAGATTGGCGGTGATTCCGGACTGACACCCGCCGGTTTGGAGTACGCGCGTCGACTGGCGCAATTTGCCCAAACGCACATTGGTTCGCAAACCGTCACGAACGAAACCACGGGTGAATCCGCCACGGTCCCGCGGCCGGCCCGTCTCTGGACGAGTACGCTACGACGTACTTTGGAAACGGCCCAATTCATCAACCACGAGGCGCTGCAACACACGTGGGACAACGGCGACAGCGCCGAATGGCTCCAGTTCCGTCCCATGGCGCGCCGCAATTTGGACGAACTGTACGCTGGAACCTGCGATGGCATGACGTACAAGGAAATTGAACAGGTCTATCCGGAAGAGTTTGCCCGTCGGCAGGACGACAAATTGTCGTATCGTTATCCCCGCGGAGAGTCGTACATGGACGTGACGCTGCGACTGGAACCGCTTGCGcaagaaatggaacgcaCCCGGGAACCCGTCCTGATTGTCGGTCACCAGGGTATTTTGCGAATTTTGTACGCGTACTTTATGGGACTAGACCGCAACGAAGCGCCGTACGTGTCCATTCCACTGAACAACGTAATTGAGTTGACCCCACACGCGTACGGATGTCACGAAAAACGGTTCTGCCTGATgcgcaaggaagaaatgtTGAACGATGGACAAGACGAACCGGTCACGAGCATGCCGGTGAAGACGAACGGCGGCACGTCTCACCGGGAGCCGGGTGCCAGTACCGTCAGGCCAGCGTATTACGCCGCCAACGATCCGGTCATGAATGCACCCAGTTGttaa
- a CDS encoding dihydrolipoamide transferase (close to dihydrolipoamide succinyltransferase : TCA cycle) — translation MATRILALRHTMCRYRPTSSFAAIHFPSAYRLQPFSSSEKSTGSDPSSDANSLGPDHPIAITDAAVEDNGESVPAPIDRSKYTEEIRVRMPDMGKDNGKVLRWLKKEGDVVMQEDVLCDIETPDFVFGLKLDDDYLSILSEILVEAPSGPIPDNDVICVLLHKGKEKQEKKSSNEEE, via the coding sequence atggcgacCCGTATTCTCGCCCTCCGCCACACTATGTGTCGGTATCGTCCAACCTCCTCGTTCGCAGCTATTCACTTTCCTTCCGCGTACCGACTGCAGCCTTTTAGTAGCAGCGAAAAGTCGACCGGTAGTGATCCATCGAGCGACGCGAACAGCCTCGGCCCGGACCATCCCATCGCGATAACGGACGCAGCGGTAGAGGATAACGGGGAATCCGTACCCGCGCCCATTGATCGAAGCAAATATACGGAAGAAATCCGAGTCCGTATGCCGGATATGGGAAAAGATAATGGTAAAGTTTTGCGATGGTTGAAGAAGGAAGGAGATGTTGTGATGCAGGAAGACGTGTTGTGCGACATTGAAACGCCCGACTTTGTGTTTGGCCTCAAATTGGACGACGATTACCTCTCCATTCTCAGCGAAATTCTGGTAGAAGCTCCGTCTGGACCAATCCCAGACAATGACGTTATTTGTGTGCTCCTACACAAAGGCAAAGAAAAACAGGAGAAAAAGAGTTCGAACGAGGAGGAGTGA
- a CDS encoding predicted protein: MTTSPADPRSAQRTAVQAAKQRKQQARSVEVVECPGGFPLSQKPNKRQRVPASVSDTPNEKRPPKSKSLLDWNTTVQQVRSYGATAFVGKQKRNFEDEQYKLLTGRHRKKHQVPLPIVRGIQKKAAARHVRELREAKEAGIVLPTVSTKRKDKKGSSASDVHGPAPSIGFMSKGVLRLKKKPL, translated from the coding sequence ATGACGACCAGTCCGGCCGATCCGCGATCCGCCCAACGCACAGCCGTACAAGCCGCCAAGCAGCGCAAACAACAAGCGCGGTCCGTCGAGGTTGTGGAATGTCCAGGAGGCTTTCCCCTGTCGCAAAAGCCAAACAAGCGTCAGAGGGTACCCGCATCCGTTTCCGATACACCGAACGAAAAACGACCGCCAAAATCCAAATCGTTGTTGGACTGGAATACGACCGTGCAACAGGTCCGGTCGTACGGTGCCACGGCCTTTGTCGGCAAACAGAAACGCAATTTTGAAGACGAGCAGTACAAGTTGTTGACGGGTAGGCACCGTAAGAAGCACCAGGTGCCGTTACCGATTGTTCGTGGCATTCAGAAAAAGGCGGCGGCACGACACGTACGGGAGCTGCGAGAAGCCAAAGAAGCCGGAATTGTCCTACCCACCGTGTCCACTAAACGAAAAGACAAGAAAGGTTCCAGCGCGTCGGATGTACACGGTCCCGCTCCTTCGATCGGGTTCATGAGCAAGGGAGTTTTGCGactgaaaaagaaacccCTGTAG
- a CDS encoding predicted protein encodes EAGCVAHDVESELLCQWQLADKVPYFNAGIYLENKRKIGKVDEILGKVNNIFVTIKMDPGILSSSFQPKDLLYIGTDKLLPISRFTS; translated from the coding sequence GAAGCCGGCTGTGTAGCGCACGACGTCGAAAGCGAACTGCTGTGCCAGTGGCAACTGGCCGACAAAGTACCCTACTTCAACGCCGGTATCTACCTCGAGAACAAACGCAAAATTGGCAAAGTGGACGAGATTCTGGGGAAAGTCAACAATATATTTGTGACCATCAAAATGGATCCGGGTATCTTGTCCAGTAGCTTTCAACCGAAGGATTTGCTATACATTGGGACGGACAAACTGTTGCCGATATCTCGATTTACCAGT
- a CDS encoding aminotransferase (probable aminotransferase Enzyme involved in amino acids metabolism), with the protein MTHGEGVYLYDDTGKQYLDWTSQAVCANLGHDIPKAVVEAAAYQMSTLPFTYGGTGLTEIRTRTNQLMAEILPGDLRAAVFPSSGAEANEAGIMMARRFTGRNKIISWYRSYHGATAHAGAATGDFRRWYGSDNVPGFVKAFNPFPLFFNHGGKDATEEERVEAALNMLEEQILNEGPEQIASIMMEPIVGAGGCLIMPDGYMQGIRAICDKYGILMHLDEVMVGFGRTGKLFGFQNYDGVLPDIISCAKGISGAAIPLSMTACTEEIMNFFEDKPLGWGSTYQAHPVALAVAYENVKYLLQNDIVGRVQTIAPMFESHMKRLADKHPCIKQYRAIGLFGCLDVQDVSGNNPKLQHEAAHDAFLLYKKAYHDNGLVGLHRYPHIHCAPPLIIEEEELSDGFDRLDRSLDVLD; encoded by the coding sequence ATGACGCACGGCGAGGGCGTCTACCTTTACGACGACACCGGCAAACAATACTTGGACTGGACCTCACAAGCCGTGTGTGCCAATCTGGGCCACGACATACCCAAGGCGGTAGTTGAAGCCGCTGCGTACCAAATGTCCACCCTCCCCTTTACGTACGGTGGCACCGGTCTCACCGAAATTCGCACCAGGACCAACCAACTCATGGCGGAAATATTGCCGGGTGATTTGCGCGCCGCCGTCTTTCCCAGTTCCGGAGCCGAAGCCAACGAAGCGGGCATTATGATGGCACGGCGCTTTACCGGCCGTAACAAGATTATTTCCTGGTACCGATCCTATCACGGAGCGACAGCACACGCCGGTGCAGCGACGGGAGATTTCCGACGCTGGTACGGATCCGACAATGTCCCCGGATTCGTTAAAGCCTTTAACCCGTTTccgctctttttcaatcaTGGAGGCAAAGACgccacggaagaagaacgagtCGAAGCGGCCCTCAATATGTTGGAGGAGCAAATCTTGAACGAAGGACCGGAGCAAATTGCGTCAATAATGATGGAGCCAATTGTGGGTGCCGGGGGATGTTTGATCATGCCGGATGGATACATGCAAGGGATTCGTGCAATCTGTGACAAGTACGGGATTCTTATGCACTTGGACGAGGTCATGGTTGGTTTTGGACGTACCGGCAAATTGTTTGGTTTTCAAAATTACGACGGCGTCTTGCCCGATATCATATCGTGCGCCAAGGGAATTTCCGGAGCGGCCATTCCCTTGTCCATGACGGCCTGTACGGAGGAGATTATGAATTTTTTCGAAGACAAGCCGCTCGGATGGGGGTCCACCTACCAGGCACACCCAGTTGCTCTAGCGGTGGCGTACGAAAATGTCAAGTACCTGCTACAGAACGATATTGTTGGACGTGTGCAAACCATAGCGCCCATGTTCGAGTCACACATGAAGAGACTGGCCGACAAACACCCCTGCATCAAGCAGTACCGTGCGATTGGATTGTTTGGTTGCTTGGATGTACAGGATGTTTCCGGAAACAACCCAAAACTACAACACGAAGCCGCACACGACGCCTTTTTACTCTACAAAAAGGCCTACCACGACAACGGACTGGTCGGTTTGCACCGGTATCCGCACATTCACTGCGCGCCACCGCTGAtcattgaagaagaggaactcTCGGATGGTTTTGATCGGCTGGATCGATCCTTAGATGTTTTGGAC
- a CDS encoding predicted protein yields MAAHPDTKIDCSKVYVKKSSFSNEQTGDFDGAFAFVPFQKGDLVEKGVMRRLPDGFDGNTCPYIFTWSEERPNKIWGMGSGCSPFFNTDREGKANTHMVRYYDEDRFEIFATRDIEKDEELTHTYVSLKWRTCFADINEIVHKDDP; encoded by the exons ATGGCTGCCCATCCCGATACCAAAATTGACTGCTCTAAAGTCTACGTCAAAAAGTCGTCTTTCTCCAACGAACAGACGGGTGACTTTGATGGAGCCTTCGCCTTTgttccgtttcaaaaag GTGATCTTGTAGAAAAGGGTGTTATGCGTCGTCTTCCCGATGGCTTTGACGGAAACACG TGCCCTTACATTTTCACTTGGAGTGAGGAGCGCCCCAACAAGATCTGGGGCATGGGTTCGGGATGCTCACCCTTTTTCAACACGGATCGCGAAGGCAAGGCTAACACGCACATGGTCCGCTACTACGACGAAGATCGCTTCGAAATCTTTGCAACCCGGGACATTGAAAAAGACGAAGAGCTTACGCACACGTACGTGTCGCTCAAATGGCGAACGTGTTTCGCGGATATCAACGAGATTGTGCACAAGGACGATCCCTAA
- a CDS encoding predicted protein, whose amino-acid sequence MKFAVGTVFALLVADKTLAFTPNALPSRTSRRTNNSARYMAVDAPPPASNNDLPVIQQNSYGQPTDVRYSDFLRLVNADRVEKVTFSADGTQLLGVDVDGARVKIEALPNDPDLLTSLTTHKVDVTVLPAQEASGLGELAQSLIFPAALFAGLFFLSRRAGGGMGGGMGGPGNPMGFGKSKAQVQMVPDTGVTFDDVAGCDGAKLELAEVVDFLKQPEAYTKNGCKIPRGVILDGPPGTGKTLLAKAVAGEAGVPFISISGSEFVEMFVGVGASRVRDIFSQAKKNAPCIIFIDEIDAVGRQRGAGFAGGNDEREQTVNQILVEMDGFDGNPGVITIAATNRVDILDSALLRPGRFDRKVTVDLPDFKGRTRILGVHSRGKPLEPDVDLEAISRRTPGFSGAQLENLMNEAAISAARAEKSTIGWEQIDGAVDRIMVGLEKKGGNPQLKQKELVAYHEAGHAIVGALVPDYDQVQKITIIPRSNGAGGLTFFAPQESRLESGMYSKQYLESQLAVALGGRLAEEIIYGEDMVTTGASNDIQQVANIAKRMVKEWGMSDKVGRVALSEPQGAGPFMGMQMMRRSTQWGNRIMGTVEEEVERLVNNSYLVAKQILSENRDLLEHLAQTLMDQEVVSAEEFEMMLVQFKAKTIDYKIIGEEKNREQLPFQGMPARV is encoded by the exons ATGAAATTTGCTGTTGGTACCGTATTCGCCCTCCTCGTGGCTGACAAGACGCTTGCCTTTACACCAAACGCCTTGCCGTCCCGGACATCGCGCCGAACGAACAACTCGGCTCGATACATGGCCGTagacgctcctccgccgGCGAGCAATAACGATTTGCCCGTCATTCAGCAGAATTCCTACGGCCAGCCCACCGACGTGCGTTATTCAGACTTTTTGAGACTCGTCAACGCGGATCGTGTGGAGAAGGTCACCTTCAGTGCTGACGGTACGCAGTTGTTGGGAGTCGATGTAGACGGCGCTCGTGTCAAGATTGAAGCACTCCCCAATGATCCGGATCTGCTCACGTCTCTCACCACACACAAG GTTGATGTCACCGTTCTTCCCGCTCAAGAAGCCAGTGGTCTCGGTGAACTCGCCCAGAGTCTCATTTTCCCCGCCGCGCTCTTTGCCGGtctctttttcctttcccGCCGCGCTGGTGGCGGTATGGGAGGCGGCATGGGCGGGCCCGGAAACCCCATGGGGTTCGGCAAGAGCAAAGCCCAAGTACAAATGGTCCCCGATACCGGGGTTACCTTTGACGATGTGGCCGGCTGCGACGGCGCCAAGCTCGAACTCGCCGAAGTCGTAGATTTCCTCAAGCAACCCGAAGCCTACACCAAGAATGGGTGCAAGATCCCACGCGGTGTCATCCTGGACGGACCTCCCGGTACCGGAAAGACCCTTCTCGCCAAGGCTGTGGCCGGTGAAGCTGGTGTTCCCTTCATCAGTATTTCGGGTTCTGAGTTTGTCGAAATGTTTGTCGGTGTGGGAGCGTCTCGCGTCCGCGACATTTTCAGTCAGGCCAAAAAGAACGCCCCCTGCATTATCTTTATTGACGAGATTGATGCCGTCGGTCGCCAACGTGGTGCCGGTTTTGCCGGAGGTAACGACGAGCGCGAACAGACGGTCAATCAGATCCTCGTTGAAATGGACGGTTTCGATGGCAACCCGGGTGTCATTACCATTGCCGCAACCAATCGCGTCGACATTCTTGATTCCGCCCTGCTGCGCCCGGGCCGTTTTGATCGTAAGGTCACCGTTGATCTTCCCGATTTCAAGGGCCGCACCCGTATTTTGGGTGTTCATTCTCGTGGCAAGCCTCTCGAACCCGATGTCGACCTCGAAGCCATCTCCCGCCGTACCCCTGGTTTCTCCGGTGCCCAGTTAGAGAATCTCATGAACGAAGCTGCAATTTCTGCTGCGCGTGCGGAAAAGTCCACCATTGGCTGGGAACAGATCGATGGTGCCGTCGACCGTATTATGGttggtttggaaaagaaggGTGGCAACCCCCAGCTCAAGCAGAAAGAACTTGTGGCTTACCACGAAGCCGGACACGCCATTGTGGGTGCCCTCGTACCCGACTACGATCAAGTCCAGAAGATAACCATCATTCCCCGCTCCAATGGCGCTGGTGGTTTGACTTTCTTCGCTCCTCAAGAATCTCGCCTCGAATCCGGCATGTACAGCAAACAGTATTTGGAGTCGCAGTTGGCCGTTGCTCTCGGTGGACGTCTGGCGGAAGAAATCATCTATGGTGAAGACATGGTTACCACCGGTGCCTCCAACGATATCCAGCAGGTAGCCAACATTGCCAAGCGCATGGTCAAGGAATGGGGAATGAGCGACAAGGTGGGCCGCGTTGCGCTTTCGGAACCCCAAGGTGCCGGTCCGTTTATGGGAATGCAAATGATGCGTCGCTCAACCCAGTGGGGCAACCGCATCATGGGAactgtcgaagaagaagtcgaacGCCTCGTCAACAACTCATACTTGGTGGCCAAGCAAATTCTGAGCGAAAACCGGGATTTGCTGGAGCACTTGGCGCAGACTTTGATGGACCAAGAAGTCGTGTCTGCCGAAGAATTCGAAATGATGCTGGTACAATTCAAGGCCAAGACTATTGATTACAAGATCATCGGAGAGGAAAAGAACCGCGAACAGCTGCCCTTCCAGGGCATGCCAGCACGCGTGTAA